TGGTTGCAGACTTTCAGTGCTCATGGTGCTTGTAGCCCTTCCAGCCTGTAGCATTCCCTACATACCATAGAGTAAGAACTAGaaggcgcactggcctatatatatGCAACgtcatgcgcgcaggcggccattttctaagttgacaaaacaggcatcccACAGCAGgtgtttgtgcagccattttgtaagttgacacaaCAGCATCACGTATAGCGTTCAATAATCACAGTCTCCaatgtgtacttcatattcaacgcgcgtacagaattgTGCGCGTGTCTCTTTGcagtcccgtcgcgtttgtgcaagcaacATCACCAATGCGCCCTCTGGTTCTTATTATAACTCTATGCTACAGACCAGTTTATGGTTTTTCTTATGCTTCTAGCTGAAATTCTTGTCACGCCTCTTGGGCATGATCTGCAATTCATGTGTTTACCATTTGCCATTATACAAATACTACTTGGCACAGATTCAAACTTTGTGTGCTTGATGTACCAACTTATGCCTatttttaatgttattgttaaaacttATTCACAAGTCCTTTGTGCATGATCTGAATTTATGTGTTTACCACTGCCAATAAACCTTTTAAACAAGCAGATCGttcaaataaaagaaatattatAACAGTGTTTTAACTTTGTAACCTTTGTAGTTTGCACCAAGGCATTTATAACACAACAAACACACTGATAAAAACTCGTAGCCATACAGTACTTGATCAtctgatttaaaataaaaaatagtatgCAATGCATAGCACTTTGTCACACCCGATGTCATCTCAAAGTGGTCATACCATATGTACTTTTTTCTATAATGTATGCAGAGGTTTGAActatgagacccatttattaACATAGCACAGTGTCACTGTTAACAGGGTGCTGTGGCATCATGTGGCATAATCTGCAGCTACAGTTGAAATGTCATAATTGCTGTTTCATTATAGTTTTTTTCCACAAGGGAAACACAAACTTTCCTAATCTAAACAAGCTAACCATTGCATCAGGAGAAGACTGGATaaagaaaacacaatgaaaaaccAATCTACATAATGCCCTGGCAGaaatttgaaccagggtcctagaggtagaaggcaagaaaaaaaaaatacttaaccAACCCTGACCACCCCAAAGGATTAAACAAagaagttgtttgaaaccaaaTTGTATGGAGTGATCACTGTACATTACAAAACAAATCCTAATTTCTTTtacagcaaaacaaacaatCCAAAAGCTAAACTACAACATTCTTTTCCCATTTTGCTAACCCAGTAGCCAAAAGGTCAAACCTCAAAGTAATAACATTTTCAacccaataaaaaaaaggacTTTGATGACAACAATGGCATTTCTATACTCTATTTATACTGGGTCAAGGACTCCAGTGAGGTCAGCAAACATCAAACAATGGTTTTTCTTCCTGTGTGTTTTCTTTATCCAGTCTTTTCCTAATGCAATGATTATCTCGTTTAAATGATGGGCTATTTTTGCTTCCCTTGTGATATTTGTATTGGTCTTGATTAAAAAGTGTTGTGTAATCTTAAAATTATGTCATAATAAAATTTTCCAAATGAAAGGACCATAAATTCACCCTCTCTTTCCCTAACCTTTTAGTGTTATTGACTTCAGAGGAGTCAACACAAATTCTATTTTGTGCATCCCTGTGGATATATATGATGTTCTTCCTCTGTCACTGTAGTTAAGAACCTTCCTTAGACTTTGTACAAAAACTTCCTTGCGGAGCACCCCAGCCTTTACAATTTTCCTTTTGAGATCTTTGTGTTCCCTTTTCTGTTTTTTCCTCGGTCTCCTTAAACAGGTAGTGAATGTGAAATCAACTGCAACAacgtttttaaaggcagtggacactattggtaattactcaaactaattattagcataaaaacttacttggtaacaagtaatggggagctgttgatagtataaaacattgtgagaaacggctccctctgaagtgacgtagttttcgagaaagaagtatttttcagcaaatttgatttaaagaccagatttagaatttgaggtcttgaaatcaagcctcggaaagcacacaacttcgtgtgataaggtgttttttctttcattattatctcgcaacttcgacgaccaaatgagctcaaattttcacaggttttgttattttatgcatatgttgagatacaccaagtgagaagactggtctttgacaattaccaatagtgtccagggtctttaaaaatAGTTTTTCAAAACTCTCACCTCCTTTGCATGCGGCACAGGCGTCCCAGATTTCTCCATGCAGTAGATTGTGTCAAACGCAGTGGAAAAGTCTACGTAGTGAAGGATACAGACTTCAAGAAGGTTGCCTTGACATTCTTGCTCCCCGTGTTGACAATCGTAAGACCATCCCGTGGAATTTTTAGTCTCCTGGTATGAACATTAAAATGCAGtgttaacaaatttgttttaaccattgcagTGACCCATGCCGaataaaggtagggtcatagattggtataTACTCAACAAATGAAAGACATAAGACAGTAGAAACCTCCTTGAATTACAAGAAGAATGCAGCTGTTGAAAATATACTATTTTTGAGAACagattcccttcaaaggaatACAGCTTGGAAAGTTTtacaccccccaaaaaaatcaaTCTGGGAATTGATTCATTCATCAatcattttttacatttctgagggttggtgtccgcTCATGAATGCTAGCTAAACACGGATGGATTTGAAGTTCTAGTGAAAATAATACTCTGacagtttttggttgttttCTAAAGAAGTGGACAATGTagtcagctgaaactttcacaagtgACTTTCCTTGTAtctttctttgtaattttgCCTGTAATTCAAAAAACGCCCATAGTGACCACAATCTACTGCAAAATCTGGCCTACTTTCTCCAAACAAAAGAGGTCAAAGTCAATGACCTGAATTAACAATTTCCAATGTTTCCCATGTGTCTaggtttcaaaaaaaataaaaaaattctgttttatattttaaaaaaaattactttcccAAGAAAAAGTCAACAATAAAACCGTGTCTGGTAATATGGTGAAGATTACACAGATTTAATGATCTCAAAAAAGGTTAAAATGAATGACATTACAAGTATTTAATACATGGCACTATTACACTCAGATTCCAAAACAACTAAAACGAACCTGAGCATTTCCATAAGGGACAAGTGTCACATTCATTATGCTGCTGAGCTCAGTCCATGTTGGATAAAGCTGACCGGTGATAAACGCTTGACATCCTGGGCAGTAAGATTCAAAGTACAGGGTGATATTCACTGATGGTGCGTTATTGACCATAGGTTGTTGCCAGTCGACACATTGCTTCTCCAcctggaaacaaaaacaaaaccttgttTGATTTCTAAGTTTTGAattatgctttaattttttatttcatttttttaaagatactgACTGGCATGTTCCTATTCATTTATGACCATAAATAGTTACACAACTGGGaaactttccgtatcctgccatcactttttcactcatttttacaaagaggaataattcatataaaaaaaataatcatattGAGCTAATTaggttttgtttatatttcataTGAATtataaaaagtggtggcagaatTCAGAAAGTTTCTGACTGTTTTTGTTATATTGTTTACTGTTTGTTTTAACCATGGAGTATCGATATTTAGGGAAAGAAGATTTCAAAGTAAACACAAATGGCATTAGCATTTATAACTTTAAGTTTAACTTGTTTCCCTAGAATAGAGACTAGACTTTCTACACAGACTTGGTTTCATAATCATATACAAAGTAAAAGAAACTATAGGCTAAGcttttataaattttaaaacttaaGGTTGAGACCGAGAGAGTTCCAACTTTTCCAACACAAAACAGTCTCACTCAGGCCACGGCACATAGTATCATAGTCATCTGtcataaaatcaaaataatataaaaatggtTGAATTCcccaaacaaatttacaaaaacatttaaaaaaaacttacgtGACACGCTTTCGATATTTCAACCGAACTGCACCACAAATGTGGAGGGAAATGGCAAGGTGTTGCTGACAAAACTGCAGAACATCCAAACACTGCTAAAAAGCAAATCGACAAAACAGATCGGGAAACCATTTTTGTGAGAGAAAAAATCTTTACGAACAAAGGAACAATCGACCACCAACTGCTGCTTCTGTTCTGTGTGATTGCAATTTCTGTTTTGCCGGCTAATGTTTTTGTGTGGTCAGGTGACCAGTGCTGGCTTTTATCACGTGATACACTGTCATATGAGAAATTCCCATCAGCAGTGATATGAATAATcataaaaaattaatgacccTTGACCTGAGTAAGGCAAAAACGTAAACACGCAATGCACGTGCGGCGCCATGATGAATGAGCGAATAATTTGTGTCCAACATGAAGCATGTGGAAGAGTGTAAAACTGACTGCCAACCGCCAATATATGTTGACGTCATGACAGTGGAGAAGCTGCAGAAGTCACTGGAGAATGTCCTTGATCCTTTAGGATTTGAAGTGCATCCATTCAAGGtaaaaatgttgtaatttaCAAAAGTGATTTACAATGTAAATCACTTTTGTATttaactttttcattcaaaCAATCAATGACAATGTTGAATGTCCAATTGAGCTCCATCAACTCGAGTCCAAAACTACCTCCATGGACCAAGTAACACCCTCTCTCTCACCCGTTGCGTTTATACCAGTTTTTGGTTTCTGCAACGAATAGATACAGACAAAATGAATTACATGCATTCTATTTCTAGTCGTTGTATAGCAAACAAGGCCAAGGGGTTTATATCAATGCATAGCTCTGTCATTCTGTGGTTGTTAAAATGCATATACCTTTTTTACATGGTTAATACTAAAATAGTGTTTTTGTAATGCTAGATTAGCACAATTCGACCTAAGCAAGCAGGCATTTTTGTCAAGAGAACTACAAAAAAACTACTACTCTAACTGACATCACAAATGGCTAATGTCTGCCTACTCCTAGAAT
The sequence above is drawn from the Asterias amurensis chromosome 13, ASM3211899v1 genome and encodes:
- the LOC139945857 gene encoding gamma-interferon-inducible lysosomal thiol reductase-like; protein product: MVSRSVLSICFLAVFGCSAVLSATPCHFPPHLWCSSVEISKACHVEKQCVDWQQPMVNNAPSVNITLYFESYCPGCQAFITGQLYPTWTELSSIMNVTLVPYGNAQETKNSTGWSYDCQHGEQECQGNLLEVCILHYVDFSTAFDTIYCMEKSGTPVPHAKECMMKNNVNYDQVSTCATGPEGNALEHQMALKTDALSPKHTYVPWVTLNGVHTEQIENEATNNLKKLVCKTYQGPKPTACTQDLQKLDYCYSKE